In Verrucomicrobiota bacterium, a single genomic region encodes these proteins:
- a CDS encoding LOG family protein, with translation MPFVRLSGTVQGIEDPTRETRARMLYLLFANGWDIYNSNGDQRISLSNIEEKVTESNAFVFMPGASIEDLFKAISIFVGYQTMDVNLFGKPAVILNSDGSWDDFYQLLDQLHNQGTIRQQFRDYLLNADSPEGVLEALEKVQRDGLPDIGRKKITTLDKESFETPRPDDLLGSACVFCSASIEDEDYLTAGYKMGRLLAEKKVGCISGAGTTGIMGTVVKGSVEAGGWTSGSNVPHIIEMEGLPEGLSSFWLRPDIYTRMEVMIQESDAFVIFPGGAGTVQEMLALLIFKQMDSLLMRAKPVIIYNRPLNKDGPGFWDGLVELLEPWSHLDLFEVITDIEGVANRIEEVLKEKKYQSIG, from the coding sequence ATGCCTTTTGTACGACTATCTGGAACTGTCCAGGGAATTGAAGACCCGACCCGGGAAACACGGGCTCGCATGCTCTATCTGCTATTCGCCAATGGCTGGGATATTTATAATTCGAACGGAGACCAGCGGATCTCTCTTTCTAATATCGAGGAAAAAGTTACCGAGTCGAATGCGTTTGTGTTCATGCCTGGGGCCTCAATCGAGGACTTGTTTAAAGCCATTTCCATTTTTGTTGGCTATCAAACAATGGACGTGAATCTTTTTGGTAAGCCAGCGGTTATCCTTAATTCGGATGGGTCTTGGGACGACTTCTACCAGCTGCTCGACCAGTTGCATAATCAAGGCACCATTAGGCAACAATTTCGTGACTATTTATTGAATGCTGATTCGCCGGAAGGAGTTCTTGAAGCCCTGGAGAAAGTGCAACGCGATGGCCTTCCGGATATAGGCCGGAAAAAGATTACTACCTTGGATAAAGAATCTTTTGAAACCCCTCGCCCGGATGATTTATTAGGAAGCGCCTGTGTATTTTGTTCTGCCAGTATTGAGGATGAAGACTATTTGACTGCTGGCTATAAAATGGGGCGTCTGTTAGCCGAAAAAAAAGTGGGCTGTATTTCAGGTGCGGGTACCACCGGCATTATGGGGACCGTGGTAAAGGGCTCCGTTGAAGCCGGTGGATGGACCAGTGGGTCCAATGTGCCTCATATTATAGAAATGGAAGGGCTGCCGGAAGGGCTTTCCAGCTTTTGGCTTCGCCCGGATATTTACACACGGATGGAAGTCATGATCCAGGAATCCGACGCATTTGTCATTTTTCCTGGTGGGGCTGGAACGGTTCAGGAGATGCTCGCTTTGCTTATTTTTAAGCAGATGGATAGTTTACTCATGCGGGCAAAGCCGGTTATTATTTATAACAGACCTCTTAACAAAGATGGCCCGGGATTCTGGGACGGCTTGGTCGAATTGTTGGAGCCCTGGTCTCACCTTGATCTGTTTGAAGTGATAACCGATATTGAGGGAGTTGCCAATCGCATTGAGGAAGTATTAAAAGAAAAGAAATACCAGTCGATAGGTTAG
- a CDS encoding sulfatase-like hydrolase/transferase, with protein MISQPNLLFLLSDQHRADWLGCSSGLPLKTPNIDRLANEGTRFTRAITPSPVCSPARACLATGLDFEHCGVASIHENLPLDKPTYYQSLREAGYQVTGVGKFDLHKPDMDWGLDGKNLLQEYGFTDGIDSEGKGDAIWAYRKDGKPRGPYLKFLEDRGLLDRYVSIYDPNSENLLFEAINPLPDDAYCDTWIAQNGLDLLATFSKDQPWHLVVNFAGPHDPYDVTEAMRDRWKDVEFPQPVANDADDPEIILLRQQNYAAMIENIDTQVGKYLALLEERDELENTTIVYSSDHGEMLGDHNRWQKSIWYQGSVGVPLVVSGTGVRCQVSGALVGFHDIGATFLDYAGVEGLPDADAKSLRPVLEGEVSRHRRVLKSGLDNWRMIYDGRFKLILRQGEDALLYDLKEDPEETENVAGRYPCKIRQLSDL; from the coding sequence TTGATTTCGCAGCCCAATCTTCTTTTCCTTCTTTCTGACCAGCACCGGGCAGACTGGCTGGGTTGTTCATCCGGGCTGCCTTTGAAGACTCCAAATATTGACCGACTGGCAAATGAAGGCACTCGCTTTACTCGTGCGATTACTCCTTCTCCTGTATGTTCGCCTGCACGCGCGTGTTTGGCTACCGGTCTGGATTTCGAGCATTGTGGGGTTGCCAGTATCCATGAGAATTTGCCCCTGGATAAGCCGACCTATTATCAGTCTTTAAGAGAAGCTGGTTATCAAGTAACCGGTGTTGGAAAGTTCGATTTGCACAAACCCGACATGGATTGGGGATTGGATGGAAAGAACCTGTTGCAAGAGTATGGGTTTACCGACGGCATCGATAGTGAAGGGAAAGGTGATGCGATCTGGGCTTATCGAAAAGATGGAAAACCGAGAGGGCCGTATCTTAAATTCCTGGAAGACCGTGGCTTACTCGATCGGTATGTAAGCATTTATGATCCCAATTCGGAAAACTTGCTGTTTGAGGCCATAAACCCTTTGCCGGATGATGCCTACTGCGACACTTGGATTGCCCAAAATGGGTTGGATTTGCTTGCGACATTTTCAAAGGATCAACCCTGGCATCTGGTGGTAAACTTTGCAGGTCCGCACGATCCCTATGATGTAACCGAAGCCATGCGGGACAGGTGGAAGGATGTCGAATTTCCTCAGCCCGTGGCAAACGACGCCGATGACCCGGAGATTATTCTTCTACGCCAGCAAAATTACGCTGCGATGATTGAAAATATCGATACGCAGGTAGGGAAGTATTTAGCCCTGCTTGAGGAGCGGGATGAGCTGGAAAATACAACCATTGTTTACTCCAGTGATCACGGCGAAATGCTTGGTGACCACAACCGCTGGCAAAAATCGATTTGGTACCAGGGCTCCGTTGGGGTGCCGTTGGTGGTGAGTGGTACAGGTGTCAGGTGTCAGGTGTCAGGAGCTTTGGTAGGATTTCATGACATTGGTGCGACCTTTTTGGACTATGCCGGAGTAGAAGGGTTGCCTGATGCGGATGCCAAAAGCCTTCGTCCGGTTCTAGAAGGTGAGGTCTCCCGGCATCGCCGGGTTCTTAAAAGCGGTCTGGATAATTGGCGTATGATTTACGATGGGCGATTTAAACTAATTCTACGGCAAGGTGAAGATGCGTTGTTGTATGACTTGAAAGAGGATCCAGAGGAGACTGAGAATGTGGCCGGGAGGTATCCGTGTAAGATAAGGCAGTTGTCGGATTTGTAG
- a CDS encoding NCS2 family permease, with product MMRYISKGDWDGFFGLGLNNFINLLLIISLCQAVLGFSEELIVYRVLPGMAFGVLFGNFFYSWQARSLTRKTGKHFCAIPYGINLLPIFFYTFYVMVPAQQIALSRGLDKLEADNIAWMAGVLACLGSGLIELGGSYFAPLIKKVTPRAALLSAIAAVGLFFIAADYTFRAYAFPVVGLPTFFLTLYLLYGSVKMRWNLPAGLIVLTVGIAISWITHWLGYPSPVANLTESTLALGWYFPLPFGLEAIFEIRQMIAFAAVIIPMGLINLLGSLQCMESAAAAGDEFPIKSSLAINGIGTMIAGVFGSPYPTTIYIGHPGWKMLGAGSSYSLMNGVAMALLCITGTLGFLSEYVPIEAGMAILIWIGFTISSQAFQVVPKSHAPAIIAGLIPGMGAFVALIVKRVLSAIGYGSADQPYSNELLETLTREGSLFAKGIFALEQGWLYASVVLATITVAIVEKKFTSVITWLAVGGGLAFLGIIHHFQVLDTDITTKLGPAWNWIVGYLLTLVVLVIVRFCLVLGHEDRTIPND from the coding sequence ATGATGCGTTATATTTCTAAAGGCGATTGGGATGGCTTCTTTGGGCTTGGGTTAAATAATTTTATTAACCTACTGCTGATCATTAGTTTGTGTCAGGCGGTCTTGGGGTTTTCTGAGGAACTGATTGTCTATCGTGTGCTTCCCGGAATGGCGTTTGGCGTCCTGTTTGGAAATTTCTTTTATTCCTGGCAGGCCCGTTCACTTACACGAAAAACGGGAAAACATTTCTGCGCAATTCCCTATGGGATCAATTTGTTGCCCATTTTCTTTTACACATTTTATGTGATGGTTCCGGCACAGCAGATTGCGCTTTCCCGGGGGTTGGATAAATTGGAAGCCGACAATATTGCCTGGATGGCTGGTGTGTTGGCTTGTTTAGGATCGGGGTTAATTGAGTTGGGAGGTTCCTATTTTGCGCCGCTGATAAAGAAGGTTACGCCACGGGCGGCTTTACTGTCGGCCATTGCCGCCGTCGGCTTATTTTTCATCGCAGCAGATTATACATTTAGGGCTTACGCATTTCCGGTGGTTGGATTGCCCACCTTTTTTCTTACGCTGTATTTGTTATATGGATCGGTTAAAATGCGGTGGAACTTACCGGCTGGCTTGATCGTGCTTACTGTGGGGATCGCCATCTCCTGGATCACGCATTGGTTGGGATATCCTAGTCCTGTTGCAAATTTGACCGAGTCGACTCTCGCGTTGGGATGGTATTTCCCGTTACCATTTGGCTTGGAAGCGATTTTTGAGATAAGACAAATGATCGCATTTGCCGCGGTAATCATTCCAATGGGGCTTATCAATTTGCTGGGATCTCTTCAGTGTATGGAATCTGCAGCGGCCGCTGGTGACGAATTTCCCATTAAGTCATCCTTGGCCATAAACGGCATCGGAACCATGATTGCCGGAGTGTTTGGTTCTCCTTATCCGACGACTATTTACATAGGGCATCCTGGTTGGAAAATGTTAGGAGCTGGTTCGTCGTATTCACTAATGAACGGAGTGGCCATGGCGCTGCTTTGCATAACGGGCACGCTTGGGTTTTTATCTGAATACGTGCCCATTGAAGCAGGAATGGCTATCCTGATCTGGATTGGATTTACGATTAGCTCTCAAGCCTTTCAGGTGGTCCCTAAATCTCACGCCCCTGCAATTATTGCCGGGTTGATTCCAGGCATGGGGGCTTTTGTGGCTTTGATTGTAAAACGTGTCCTGAGTGCCATCGGTTATGGAAGTGCGGATCAACCATACAGTAACGAGCTCCTGGAAACATTGACCAGGGAGGGCAGTTTGTTTGCCAAGGGTATTTTCGCTTTAGAACAAGGTTGGTTGTATGCCTCCGTTGTTCTTGCGACCATCACAGTAGCCATCGTTGAGAAAAAATTTACCAGCGTCATTACCTGGTTGGCGGTTGGTGGGGGACTGGCGTTTTTGGGTATCATCCACCATTTTCAGGTTCTGGATACGGACATTACCACCAAGCTTGGACCAGCGTGGAATTGGATTGTGGGTTATTTATTAACCTTGGTGGTATTGGTTATTGTTCGCTTCTGTCTTGTCTTGGGGCATGAGGATAGGACAATCCCAAACGATTAG